The following proteins are co-located in the Candidatus Methanogranum gryphiswaldense genome:
- the purM gene encoding phosphoribosylformylglycinamidine cyclo-ligase produces the protein MTTGWTYSKAGVNIDKKSSAIESLVGELKYRRTGIGQMVHMPGLFASLIDFGDKYITMATDGVGTKILVAEELGIWNTIGIDCIAMNVNDTICVNAEPTSFVDYVAIDKPDDELTKQIGIGLQKGAELSNMEIVGGEIAVLPEIINGVDLSGTCLGYVMKDKIITGETCKDGDLIVSLRSSGIHSNGLTLARKVFEASEISMKDKISGLSKSVGMELLTPTEIYVKQVLEITRENSIHGLVDITGGGLRNILRMKKGLRYIISDPVKPDPIFTKIQELGNIEDREIYQTLNMSMGFTMIAPALDAENIVAKYKNADIIGHVEKGAGVYLQPSDILYDHY, from the coding sequence ATGACGACCGGATGGACCTATTCCAAAGCAGGCGTAAACATCGATAAGAAATCAAGTGCCATCGAATCCCTTGTTGGCGAATTGAAGTACAGAAGAACTGGAATTGGTCAGATGGTCCATATGCCTGGCCTGTTCGCAAGCCTCATCGATTTCGGGGACAAATACATCACTATGGCCACAGATGGCGTGGGGACCAAAATACTCGTTGCAGAAGAATTGGGAATTTGGAACACGATCGGCATCGATTGCATCGCGATGAATGTCAACGACACGATATGCGTGAATGCGGAACCTACTTCTTTCGTTGACTATGTCGCGATAGACAAACCTGATGATGAACTGACAAAACAGATCGGCATCGGCCTTCAAAAAGGTGCAGAACTTTCCAACATGGAAATCGTTGGGGGGGAAATAGCCGTCCTTCCAGAGATAATAAACGGGGTAGACCTCTCAGGAACCTGTCTTGGATATGTCATGAAAGATAAGATAATAACCGGAGAAACATGTAAAGATGGAGATCTGATCGTTTCTCTGAGATCGTCAGGAATCCACTCGAACGGACTTACATTGGCAAGGAAAGTATTCGAAGCGTCTGAGATCTCGATGAAAGATAAAATATCAGGCCTTTCAAAATCCGTTGGAATGGAGCTTCTCACACCCACTGAGATATATGTTAAACAAGTGCTCGAGATCACCAGGGAGAATTCCATCCACGGACTTGTTGACATAACCGGCGGAGGCCTCAGGAATATACTGAGAATGAAAAAAGGACTGAGATACATTATCAGTGACCCTGTAAAACCCGATCCTATATTCACAAAGATACAGGAACTCGGGAACATAGAGGACAGAGAAATATATCAGACCCTCAACATGAGCATGGGTTTCACAATGATCGCTCCTGCTCTGGATGCTGAGAACATAGTTGCAAAATACAAGAATGCTGACATAATTGGTCATGTGGAAAAAGGAGCGGGCGTATACTTACAACCCTCCGATATACTCTATGACCATTACTGA
- a CDS encoding DEAD/DEAH box helicase: protein MSFKNLSPELVVALREKGIIDPTEPQKDAIPKIAKGENLLLVAPTGIGKTEAAMLPILDAIFKNNSKKGIRCLYITPLRALNRDMLKRMEDYGKALDISVGVRHGDTPQAERNKQSQNPPEILITTPETLQVLFTGKRLREHMKTIEWVVVDEIHELASTERGAQLGIALERLVSIAGEYQRVGLSATVGNIDDIKNFLAGVNREVTVCKHDTHRDFEIHVECPAPCNDSELLDKLQSDPEILGVMVRARQLIEAGRSTLFFVNTRETAEWLAARYHLWDEEIPIDVHHGSLSKENRMDMEDRFKNQEIKALICTSSLELGIDIGSADLVLQYNSPRKVSRMIQRAGRAGHRIGGKIRSVILATAPDEIAEAMVVARRSDAKEIEYSPGRRCPLSVLANQIIAMTMVGKTSRDDAFKMVKRCSIFKDLERKKMDDVIEQLKSIKLIFEEDEGFYRSKRGMNYFYNNISMIPDERTYLIRDVATRRIIGSLDESFVATFAEPFAMFIAKGRTWRIVEMREDELLVEETKDVGSVPSWAGSDIPVPFEVAMEVGRMRRKRDFEKYPGDQGCYECISNYLNEQDEKWPMPTDSVMTIESGDRLAILNCCFGTRVNETIGKIYSALLTARLGESIGVTADAYRIILELPRNLDKKILIDTFLSIKPGTIEAFARITILNSTYLKWRFVHVAKKFGIIDKDADHRFMNFNRLFEMHNGTPAYNDALDLVLYEDLDIVNTELVFSMIKEGKIQVKACDISPIGLEGLTRSKELMQPIRADHSILMALKKRLEEELLFASCVSCTTQWRMRVADAPKRLICPKCEGRMIALLKNYERDNIKILKNRDLDDQQKKEAQRIMRNANLVNEYGGTAAIVLAGRGIGPDSASKILRTMHIDEDEFLRDIMNAEILYAKTKRFWD from the coding sequence ATGTCATTTAAAAATCTCTCCCCAGAACTTGTTGTCGCATTAAGAGAGAAAGGCATCATAGATCCGACAGAACCGCAAAAAGATGCTATCCCGAAGATCGCAAAGGGAGAGAATCTACTTCTTGTTGCACCGACTGGTATCGGAAAGACAGAAGCTGCAATGCTGCCAATACTGGATGCTATTTTCAAAAATAATTCTAAAAAGGGAATAAGATGCCTATATATCACACCTTTAAGGGCACTCAACAGAGACATGCTGAAAAGGATGGAGGATTACGGAAAAGCCCTCGACATATCCGTAGGTGTAAGACATGGAGACACACCACAAGCAGAAAGAAACAAACAATCTCAAAATCCACCTGAGATACTAATCACAACCCCAGAAACCTTACAGGTTCTCTTTACAGGCAAACGCTTGAGAGAACATATGAAAACCATAGAATGGGTTGTCGTTGACGAGATACATGAACTCGCCAGTACTGAAAGGGGAGCACAGCTTGGAATAGCCTTGGAAAGACTGGTATCAATTGCCGGAGAATATCAGAGAGTGGGACTTTCTGCCACTGTTGGAAATATCGATGACATAAAGAATTTCCTTGCAGGCGTAAACAGAGAAGTAACGGTCTGCAAACATGACACGCACAGGGATTTCGAGATACATGTAGAATGCCCTGCCCCTTGTAACGACAGCGAACTTCTTGACAAACTTCAGAGCGACCCTGAAATATTAGGCGTAATGGTCAGAGCAAGACAACTGATAGAGGCCGGAAGATCCACTCTATTTTTCGTCAATACTCGTGAGACCGCAGAATGGCTCGCGGCTAGATACCATCTCTGGGACGAAGAGATACCGATAGATGTCCATCACGGTTCATTATCCAAAGAAAATAGAATGGATATGGAAGACCGTTTCAAAAATCAGGAGATAAAGGCCCTGATATGCACCTCATCATTGGAACTTGGAATAGACATCGGATCAGCAGATCTTGTGTTACAATATAATTCCCCCAGGAAAGTTTCCAGAATGATCCAACGTGCAGGACGCGCTGGACACAGGATAGGTGGAAAAATAAGATCTGTTATTCTGGCAACCGCACCGGATGAGATCGCAGAAGCCATGGTGGTCGCTAGAAGATCTGATGCAAAAGAGATCGAGTATTCTCCAGGAAGACGCTGCCCCCTGTCAGTATTGGCTAATCAGATCATTGCCATGACAATGGTCGGAAAAACAAGCAGAGATGATGCATTCAAAATGGTAAAAAGATGCAGCATCTTCAAAGACCTTGAAAGAAAAAAGATGGATGATGTCATCGAACAATTGAAAAGTATAAAGCTGATCTTCGAAGAGGACGAGGGTTTTTATCGTTCTAAAAGAGGTATGAATTATTTCTACAATAATATCTCAATGATACCAGATGAACGTACCTACTTAATACGGGATGTCGCAACCAGAAGGATAATTGGATCGCTTGACGAGAGTTTCGTCGCAACTTTCGCAGAACCTTTTGCCATGTTCATAGCAAAAGGACGTACCTGGCGTATTGTGGAGATGCGGGAAGACGAACTTCTGGTGGAAGAAACGAAGGATGTCGGCTCAGTTCCATCTTGGGCAGGATCGGACATACCCGTACCATTTGAAGTAGCCATGGAAGTTGGAAGAATGCGTAGAAAACGCGATTTTGAAAAATATCCTGGTGATCAAGGTTGCTATGAATGTATATCAAACTATCTTAACGAACAAGATGAAAAGTGGCCCATGCCAACAGATTCGGTGATGACGATCGAATCTGGTGATAGACTCGCAATACTCAACTGCTGTTTCGGTACTAGGGTCAATGAGACCATAGGAAAAATATATTCTGCGCTTTTGACGGCTCGTCTTGGAGAAAGCATCGGAGTTACAGCTGACGCGTACAGAATTATTTTGGAACTTCCGAGAAACCTCGACAAGAAGATCCTTATTGATACCTTCTTATCGATAAAACCTGGCACAATTGAGGCATTTGCAAGAATCACTATCTTAAATTCTACATATCTAAAATGGAGATTTGTTCATGTAGCAAAAAAATTCGGCATAATCGATAAAGATGCTGACCACCGCTTCATGAATTTTAATAGATTGTTTGAGATGCACAACGGAACACCCGCATACAACGATGCATTAGATCTTGTGCTCTACGAGGATCTGGACATAGTAAATACCGAATTGGTGTTCTCAATGATAAAAGAAGGAAAGATACAGGTCAAAGCTTGTGATATTTCCCCGATAGGCCTTGAAGGACTGACCAGATCCAAAGAATTGATGCAACCGATTCGCGCAGACCATTCCATTCTTATGGCGCTTAAAAAAAGATTGGAAGAAGAATTGCTGTTTGCCTCATGTGTCAGTTGCACCACACAATGGAGAATGCGGGTGGCCGATGCTCCGAAACGTTTAATATGTCCTAAATGCGAAGGACGTATGATAGCCCTTTTAAAAAATTACGAACGCGACAATATCAAGATTCTAAAAAACCGCGATCTTGACGATCAACAGAAAAAAGAGGCTCAACGTATCATGAGGAATGCTAACCTCGTAAACGAATACGGCGGTACGGCGGCGATCGTCCTTGCTGGAAGGGGAATCGGACCTGACAGCGCGTCAAAGATACTTCGTACAATGCATATTGATGAGGATGAATTCCTCAGGGATATCATGAACGCCGAGATTCTCTACGCTAAAACAAAACGCTTTTGGGATTGA
- a CDS encoding RlmE family RNA methyltransferase, which translates to MAVGLHDRWVVERQNEYYYKLAKKLDYRSRASFKLMQIDDRFEIFEKNDSVVDLGACPGGWLQVAKERVGEKGKVVGVDLRYIRPMDGVVTIIGDITEDKTMIELLQVFGGKADVVLSDMAPNIAGHYSTDHARSIDLCMFAVDVCDRVLKKNGKMVCKVFMGDMMDLLLKELDKRFKSVKVYSPAASRETSSEMYVISKGFLATCNIKPKVLEEENKEPDFKVKGINI; encoded by the coding sequence ATGGCCGTGGGCTTGCACGATCGTTGGGTTGTAGAGAGGCAAAACGAGTACTACTACAAACTCGCAAAGAAGTTGGACTACAGGTCAAGAGCATCCTTCAAACTGATGCAGATAGACGATCGTTTCGAAATTTTTGAGAAGAACGATTCGGTCGTGGACCTTGGTGCTTGTCCAGGTGGTTGGCTCCAGGTCGCAAAAGAGCGTGTCGGTGAGAAAGGAAAGGTTGTCGGTGTCGACCTAAGATATATTAGGCCGATGGACGGAGTGGTCACTATAATCGGAGACATCACCGAGGATAAGACCATGATAGAACTCCTCCAGGTGTTCGGCGGTAAGGCGGATGTTGTATTGTCGGACATGGCGCCTAACATCGCGGGGCACTATTCGACAGATCATGCCAGGTCGATAGATCTTTGCATGTTCGCAGTGGATGTGTGCGACCGTGTTCTTAAGAAGAATGGAAAGATGGTCTGTAAAGTATTCATGGGCGATATGATGGACCTGCTTCTGAAAGAATTAGATAAAAGATTCAAGTCGGTAAAGGTCTATTCTCCGGCAGCATCTCGTGAGACATCTTCTGAAATGTATGTGATATCAAAAGGATTCTTGGCTACATGTAACATAAAGCCAAAGGTCTTGGAAGAGGAGAATAAGGAGCCCGATTTCAAGGTCAAAGGAATCAATATCTGA